A single window of Candidatus Poseidoniia archaeon DNA harbors:
- a CDS encoding CoA transferase has product MIPGKTILSLEQALTLPYATQRFVQLGWRVIRIESPGKPGQENPGDPNRYIGEDTGENDLHAYYLAPNVGKEAITINLQKPAGQALLKQIIQELNIDVFL; this is encoded by the coding sequence TTGATTCCAGGGAAAACAATATTATCCCTCGAGCAGGCGCTTACACTCCCCTACGCCACACAGCGTTTTGTCCAGTTGGGCTGGCGGGTCATCCGCATAGAATCTCCGGGGAAACCAGGACAGGAAAATCCCGGTGACCCGAATCGTTATATCGGCGAGGATACGGGAGAGAATGATTTACATGCCTATTACCTTGCTCCAAATGTAGGGAAAGAGGCCATCACGATTAATCTCCAAAAACCGGCAGGGCAGGCCTTGTTAAAACAAATTATTCAGGAATTGAACATTGATGTGTTTTTAT
- a CDS encoding methylmalonyl-CoA mutase family protein: protein KYNADAANYQIEKLQQIKAKRNEEQVQSCLEKLKADCMQNVNLMPTVIEAVKAYTTVGEIIHVMKDVYGEYEEPIFF from the coding sequence AAATACAATGCAGATGCAGCAAACTATCAAATTGAAAAACTGCAACAAATCAAAGCAAAACGAAATGAAGAACAAGTTCAATCCTGTCTTGAAAAACTAAAAGCTGATTGTATGCAGAACGTGAACCTAATGCCCACGGTTATTGAAGCAGTTAAAGCCTATACCACCGTAGGTGAAATCATCCATGTAATGAAGGATGTTTACGGTGAATATGAAGAACCTATTTTCTTTTAG